From the Bacteroidetes Order II. bacterium genome, the window TCTTCTATTTACCACCCTATCCACCCCATCTCAATATTATCGAACGGCTTTGAAAAGAGCTGAAAGTGCGGTGACTAAGGCCAACAGGCTATGCACAAACCGAATGCCTGTTCTTTGCCGTTTGGTCTGCACTCGCCGCTGTTGGGTCTGAGTTGACCATCAACTTCTCAATGTATAATAAAAATTAATTTTGTCTTTTTACTTGTCACTTTTAGGTCAGGTCTATATTGCCCCAAGTTTATGACTACTTATCGTTTGAATCTTCATGGCATCAAGAATGGATAAATGGCCTGCAAGGGGGAAGTGTCTATTTTGCCAAAGGCTTTTGGTTGAATCGTGTAGCAAATGGAAGTATCTTGGTCTTTTAGAGAAATCATATGTCACCTATTCCAGACCCTATTCAGTTAGAACTGTTCATCAATCGCTTTCGGGCGGTGGTGGACGAGATGGGCACTTTGTTGCGACGAACTGCCTTCTCGGTAAACGTGAAAGAGCGGTTGGATTTTTCTTGCGGTCTTTTGAACAGTCGTGGAGAGTTGGTGGCCAACGCACCGCACATTCCGGTTCATTTGGGTGGCTTGGGGGTGTGTGGCCGTGCCGTCGCAGAGGAATTGTTGTTGGAAGATGGAGAGGTGGCCATTACCAATCATCCAGCATTTGGTGGTTCTCACTTACCGGATATAAGTTTGATCGCCCCCGTATTTTATGCGGGTAAACGGGTGGGCTTTGTCATCAACCGTGCGCATCATGCCGAGTTGGGCGGAAAACGTCCCGGCTCAATGCCGCCAGATGCACAGAACTTGGCCGAGGAGGGCGTGGTTATCCCACCGATGTATTTGGTGCGCCAAGGAAAACCTCAGTGGACAAAAATCCGGAAGCACTTACTATCCGTCCCTTTCCCTACGCGGGCCATAAATGAGAACTTGGCAGACATCAATGCTGCGTTAGCCGCGTTAATGGCTGGAAAACGGGCTTTACAAAACCTTTGTTCGCAATTTGGTGTCGAAACCATATGCTTATATATGGACGCACTCTATCATCATGCCGCCGAGCGGATCGCTCAACGCCTTGTTGATTTAGGCCAAGCGCCCTTGTTTGCGACCGAGTTTTTGGACGATGGTCACCAAATTTCCGTCCGAATAGAACGAGTGGTTACAGAGGAACGTCCGCTACTTTTAATAGATTTTTCAGGAACCTCTGCGGTTCATCCAGCCAATTTTAATGCCACGCCCGCCATTATCCATAGCGCAGTGGTCTATGTTTTACGGCTTCTCTTAGACGAAGATCTGCCCCTAAACGAAGGACTTCTACGAGATGTTAGATTAATTTTACCCGAGTCTTTCCTTAACCCACCCTTTTCAAACGATCCCGAAAAATGTCCGGCTGTTGTGGCGGGCAATACCGAAACCTCGCAACGGGTAGTGGATACGTTGCTCAAGGCTTTCGGCCTGGCGGCTTGTAGCCAAGGAACCATGAACAACCTACTCTTCGGAGATGAAAGTTTTGGATATTACGAAACCATCGGCGGTGGGTCGGGTGCAACGCCAGGCGCACACGGTGCCTCGGCCGTACAAGTACACATGACCAATACCCATATGACGGATCCGGAAGTGCTGGAACTGCGCTATCCGATTCGGGTGCGGGAATGGAGTATCCGTGAAGGCTCTGGCGGTGATGGACGACGGCGCGGTGGCGATGGGATGATTCGCGAATTGGAATTCAGGAAACCTTTATCGGTCACCATAATCGGGCAACACCGCAACGAGAAACCCTATGGCATTCATGGCGGAGAACCGGGTGTTCAGGGCAAACAAATCCTGATTCATACCGACGGAACGCATACCGTCCTTCCCGGTGTGGCCACTTTCGAGGCCAGCATCGGCGAGGTCCTACGGGTAGAAACACCCGGCGGAGGTGGCTGGGGAACGCCTATCTCCGAATAACCACTAAATGCCAACCATCATCCCAAATCATATTTGTCCCTCAATCCAACCCGATAGAAAGTCATTGTAAAATGGCCTATCCTCAAAATTTATGCAACAAGACCTTAACTGGACGAATTGGCGCTGGCAAATGCGCAACCGAATCCATACTACAGATGATTTGGCACAATACATTACACCCACCGAGGACGAATTACAGGCCATTCGCGAGACCGATGGCATCTTTCGGTGGAACATTACGCCCTACTATGCCTCCTTAATGGATCCACACGATCCACATTGTCCCATTCGGCAACACGTTGTCCCAAAAATGTCCGAAATGGCACCCGATATTGTGGGCGTAGTGGATCCCTTGGAAGAGGTGGCCCATTCGCCCGTTAAAAACCTGATTCACAACTACAAAGACCGTGTGGCCTTTTGTGTCACCGCCGAGTGCGCCATTTATTGCCGCTATTGTTTGCGAAAACGCATGGTGGGTGATGCCGATTTTTTCCTGAACAAAGCCGAGCTACAAGAGGCAATAGACTATTTGGCCATTCATTCAGGAATTCGGGATGTTTTACTTACAGGCGGCGATCCACTTATTTTTAGCGATGCCAATCTGGAGTGGCTCATCAGTCGATTACGTGCCATTCCGCACATCCAGATCATTCGGATTGGCTCCCGTTTGCCGGTCACCCTGCCGTATCGTATTACCGACGACTTGGTGGATATGATGGCTAAATACCATCCTATATGGCTGAATACACATTTTAACCACCCGAAGGAGTTCACAAACGAGGCCCAAATTGCGGTGGAAAAATTACTCAGAGCTGGCATCCCGGTCGGAAATCAAACGGTTTTGTTGAAAGGGTTAAACGATGACCCATCTGTGATGAAAGAATTGTGCGAAAAATTGATTTCCTTTCGTCTTCGTCCTTATTATTTGTATCAAGCCCAACTTATTGGCGGAACTGCTGCCTTCAGAACTTCGATTGAGAAAGGACTGGCATTGATGGAGGCACTTCAAGGCAACACCAGTGGTTATGCCATCCCCAAATACGTCCTTGATACGCCATACGG encodes:
- a CDS encoding hydantoinase B/oxoprolinase family protein gives rise to the protein MSPIPDPIQLELFINRFRAVVDEMGTLLRRTAFSVNVKERLDFSCGLLNSRGELVANAPHIPVHLGGLGVCGRAVAEELLLEDGEVAITNHPAFGGSHLPDISLIAPVFYAGKRVGFVINRAHHAELGGKRPGSMPPDAQNLAEEGVVIPPMYLVRQGKPQWTKIRKHLLSVPFPTRAINENLADINAALAALMAGKRALQNLCSQFGVETICLYMDALYHHAAERIAQRLVDLGQAPLFATEFLDDGHQISVRIERVVTEERPLLLIDFSGTSAVHPANFNATPAIIHSAVVYVLRLLLDEDLPLNEGLLRDVRLILPESFLNPPFSNDPEKCPAVVAGNTETSQRVVDTLLKAFGLAACSQGTMNNLLFGDESFGYYETIGGGSGATPGAHGASAVQVHMTNTHMTDPEVLELRYPIRVREWSIREGSGGDGRRRGGDGMIRELEFRKPLSVTIIGQHRNEKPYGIHGGEPGVQGKQILIHTDGTHTVLPGVATFEASIGEVLRVETPGGGGWGTPISE
- a CDS encoding KamA family radical SAM protein: MQQDLNWTNWRWQMRNRIHTTDDLAQYITPTEDELQAIRETDGIFRWNITPYYASLMDPHDPHCPIRQHVVPKMSEMAPDIVGVVDPLEEVAHSPVKNLIHNYKDRVAFCVTAECAIYCRYCLRKRMVGDADFFLNKAELQEAIDYLAIHSGIRDVLLTGGDPLIFSDANLEWLISRLRAIPHIQIIRIGSRLPVTLPYRITDDLVDMMAKYHPIWLNTHFNHPKEFTNEAQIAVEKLLRAGIPVGNQTVLLKGLNDDPSVMKELCEKLISFRLRPYYLYQAQLIGGTAAFRTSIEKGLALMEALQGNTSGYAIPKYVLDTPYGKVPMNRSYLIGRAGDYVVMRTPRQALWAEPNPMPPDEEDYRRLLPEIPLPPGIATIPIGAATFVPTAATENLTEETCVFKSF